In Ovis canadensis isolate MfBH-ARS-UI-01 breed Bighorn chromosome 3, ARS-UI_OviCan_v2, whole genome shotgun sequence, one DNA window encodes the following:
- the IL22 gene encoding interleukin-22: MAALQKYVSSPLGAALAAGCLLVMVLCAQGGAAAPITSHCRLNKSDFQEPYIFNHTFTLAQEASLADNITDVRLIGNKLFQGINQVTKRCYVLKQVLNFILEEVLFPRSDEFHPHMKKVVPFFSKLSKKLSQCHIENDNQHIQRNVQNLKNTVKKLGESGEIKVIGELNLLFITLKRECAQVEQGWKMDY, translated from the exons ATGGCTGCCCTGCAGAAGTACGTGAGCTCTCCCCTCGGGGCCGCTCTGGCCGCTGGCTGCCTCCTTGTCATGGTGCTGTGCGCCCAGGGAGGAGCGGCTGCACCCATCACGTCGCACTGTAGGCTCAACAAGTCCGACTTCCAGGAGCCCTACATCTTCAACCACACCTTCACTCTGGCTCAGGAG GCTAGTTTGGCAGATAACATCACAGATGTTCGTCTCATTGGGAACAAATTGTTCCAGGGAATCAAT cagGTGACGAAGCGCTGCTATGTGCTGAAGCAGGTGCTGAACTTTATTCTTGAAGAGGTGCTGTTCCCCCGATCCGATGAATTCCACCCCCATATGAAGAAGGTGGTGCCCTTCTTCTCCAAGCTCAGCAAAAAGCTAAGCCAATGC CATATTGAGAATGACAACCAGCATATCCAGAGAAACGTACAGAATCTGAAGAACACAGTGAAAAAG cttggAGAGAGTGGAGAGATCAAAGTCATTGGAGAACTGAACTTGCTGTTTATAACCCTGAAACGTGAATGTGCTCAAGTAGAGCAAGGCTGGAAAATGGATTACTAA